GATAACAATACGCTCTATCAAATTCTTAAGCTCCCGCACATTACCCGGCCATGAATATCTTGAAAGAACATCCGTGGCGGATTTATCCAGCTCCATCATCCCTTTTCCGCTCTTCTGAATAATCTTCTGCAGAAAATATTCAGCAAGTACAGGTATATCTTCTCTTCTCTCCCTGAGAGCAGGTACAGTTACAGGTACTACATTGAGCCTGTAAAACAGATCCTCCCTAAAATTATTTTCTGATATTTCTTTTTCAAGATTCTTATTGGTTGCCGCTATTATGCGCACATCAAATGAAAACGATTTTGTCCCTCCCACACGGACAGCCTCATTAGTTTCAAGCACCCTGAGCAGCTTTGCCTGAGTAATAAGGTTCATATCACCTACTTCATCGAGAAACAGCGTACCTCCGTCAGCCTCTTCCATTCTTCCCTTTTTCTGTTTTACAGCTCCTGTGAATGCTCCCTTTTCATAACCGAAAAGTTCACTCTCTACAAGATTCTCAGGTACTGCCGCACAATTAAGGCTTATAAACGGGCCGTCTCGTCTGCTGCTCTCTTTGTGAATAGCTCTTGCCACAAGCTCCTTGCCCGACCCGTTCTCACCGAAAATCAAAACCTTTGCTTCCGATTGTCCGGTTCTTTTAATAATCTCCAGTAATGATTTAATCGGAGCAGAATTGCCTACTATCCTATATTCGGAATCTACGATCTCTTCCAGGCTGGAAACTTTTCTTTCAAGACGAATACGTTTTACAGTATCTTCAATGCTGATTACAAGCTGGTCAGGGTTTAACGGCTTCTCAAGAAAATTCAAGGCGCCTGTACTGATTGCAGTTACTGCAGTTGCAATATCGGCCTGCCCTGACATCATAATAACTTTTGCATCAGAATCAAGAATCAGTATCTCTTTCAGTACATCAACACCGCTTGTATCAGGAAGCATAACATCAAGAAGCACAATATCTCTCTTCTGCCGGTTGTACTCTTCAACTCCTTTTCGTCCGGATTCAGCAGCATCAGCTTCGTACCCCATATCAGAAAGCAATCCTGTTAACGACGACCTTATCAGAGGTTCGTCGTCAATTATCAATATCGATGTTTTTCTCATGGTCTGTCAGCCTCTTTATTTTTTCATAGATCCCCTGTTCAGCACGGAATTTTATTATTGCCACATCGTCTTCATATTCAGTACTGATAACGCTGGCAAGATCATACACTCTTGCGATTGTTTTTGAATCATTAACCGATATCTTTATACTAACCTCTT
The bacterium DNA segment above includes these coding regions:
- a CDS encoding sigma-54-dependent Fis family transcriptional regulator → MRKTSILIIDDEPLIRSSLTGLLSDMGYEADAAESGRKGVEEYNRQKRDIVLLDVMLPDTSGVDVLKEILILDSDAKVIMMSGQADIATAVTAISTGALNFLEKPLNPDQLVISIEDTVKRIRLERKVSSLEEIVDSEYRIVGNSAPIKSLLEIIKRTGQSEAKVLIFGENGSGKELVARAIHKESSRRDGPFISLNCAAVPENLVESELFGYEKGAFTGAVKQKKGRMEEADGGTLFLDEVGDMNLITQAKLLRVLETNEAVRVGGTKSFSFDVRIIAATNKNLEKEISENNFREDLFYRLNVVPVTVPALRERREDIPVLAEYFLQKIIQKSGKGMMELDKSATDVLSRYSWPGNVRELKNLIERIVILSDDKIIGEETVRRVLPEIQSTGTSEHVRKFRFEQDKPLREIVGNFEREIIEQAFNKCNGNISQLAKMLKTDRANLYRKLRNYGIK